Proteins encoded in a region of the Trypanosoma brucei gambiense DAL972 chromosome 6, complete sequence genome:
- a CDS encoding reticulon domain protein, putative — translation MSCFLCNQLKGLTPWEVLSWHRPTATGSLFAVLLSTILFFWYMKYTVVTFLCRLLQVLFAAMPLMGFMKWGTYTNDDIQMMVDRFADCFAPYAVLVLQKIYDLVTWRDRKQSGAIAALTVVLAIVGNYFSDMAVLGLIVTLLFTAPVVYEKNKEVIDNATADIMAMAEEHLGALRTKVDQLTKKNN, via the coding sequence atGTCCTGTTTCCTTTGCAACCAGCTAAAGGGACTGACTCCATGGGAGGTTTTGTCGTGGCACCGCCCCACAGCAACTGGTAGCCTCTTTGCTGTGCTACTCAGCactattttattcttttggTACATGAAATATACCGTGGTAACTTTTCTCTGCCGCCTCTTGCAAGTCCTTTTTGCTGCTATGCCGCTTATGGGATTCATGAAATGGGGAACTTATACCAATGATGATATTCAAATGATGGTGGACCGTTTCGCCGATTGCTTCGCACCCTACGCCGTTTTGGTGTTACAAAAGATCTACGATTTGGTCACATGGAGGGACAGGAAGCAATCTGGTGCAATTGCTGCACTTACTGTTGTGTTGGCCATTGTTGGGAACTACTTTTCTGATATGGCTGTTCTTGGTCTTATCGTTACACTACTCTTCACTGCTCCTGTGGTGTATGAGAAGAACAAGGAGGTTATTGATAATGCAACTGCAGATATCATGGCTATGGCTGAGGAGCATTTGGGTGCCCTCCGCACAAAAGTGGACCAGTTGACAAAGAAGAACAATTAG
- a CDS encoding chaperone protein DNAj, putative — MPLFCSSTTFMLKVRRAAVKTWKCFAFNAFVSSSMRYISCGFTADDNNKSKSCPFDALGISNNSDMTTVKAAYRSKCQTEHPDVGGTEEGFRRIRWAYESCCEKLVKTVPRSNSEFDGSSHDSSSKQKDDEGDYTHSYYRYKSKDERYHEQRQMFYYLFSSAETRNDIDNLLSKALRSHCFDAIDVSEPLRLSLRNYHRVTGYGEHHLTSCFAAMEHWEEYTQRRADVTQYHIMLILYTDGPKPGLTAQLISEGVEAIMEQMCVKGIEYDDWSLTLAHKAYRVCPYPST; from the coding sequence ATGCCATTGTTTTGTAGTTCTACCACCTTCATGTTGAAAGTCCGACGTGCTGCGGTTAAAACATGGAAATGCTTTGCTTTTAATGCATTCGTGTCCTCATCAATGCGGTACATTAGCTGTGGTTTCACGGCagatgacaacaacaaatcgAAGTCATGTCCATTTGATGCATTGGGCATTAGCAACAATAGTGACATGACAACAGTGAAAGCGGCGTATCGAAGCAAATGCCAAACGGAACATCCGGATGTTGGAGGAACGGAAGAGGGGTTTCGTCGCATCCGCTGGGCGTATGAGTCGTGCTGTGAGAAACTTGTAAAGACGGTCCCTCGCTCTAACAGTGAATTTGATGGTTCCTCTCATGACTCGtcatcaaaacaaaaggatgatGAGGGCGATTATACCCATTCTTATTACCGGTATAAATCTAAGGATGAAAGATATCATGAACAGAGACAAATGTTTTATTATCTCTTTTCCTCAGCGGAGACACGGAACGATATTGACAATTTACTTTCTAAGGCTTTACGCAGTCATTGTTTTGATGCTATCGACGTGAGTGAACCCCTTCGGTTATCTCTTAGGAATTATCACCGTGTGACGGGTTATGGCGAGCATCATTTGACCAGTTGTTTTGCAGCCATGGAACACTGGGAGGAATATACACAGCGGCGTGCAGATGTGACACAATATCATATAATGTTAATACTTTATACAGATGGACCGAAACCAGGCCTAACTGCTCAACTTATTAGTGAAGGCGTAGAGGCCATAATGGAACAGATGTGTGTTAAGGGTATTGAATATGATGACTGGTCACTGACATTAGCTCACAAGGCGTACCGTGTTTGTCCATATCCATCCACGTGA
- a CDS encoding RNA-binding protein RBP14, putative — protein MASDPSDGDNVLFNTEVDPELELQEMQRQVNDLQEDLRLKTLQETAAQDEGQRKTTGVVASKNTSVFVGGMDPRTTESDLRVFFSACGTIKRLTMLRDKFTGQQKGTAYIEFETVEQAAAAIVKNGQSLHGKPLTVAMKRDNIPAFQRGRGGGAGGGFPRGGFRGGGANAMQQQMAMAATMMATMMGGPAGMNFSPYRGGVRGRGRGRGRGGPY, from the coding sequence ATGGCATCAGACCCGTCGGATGGAGACAACGTACTGTTCAACACGGAAGTTGATCCGGAGCTTGAGCTGCAAGAAATGCAGCGCCAAGTAAATGACCTTCAGGAGGACCTTCGGTTGAAAACGCTGCAGGAAACGGCAGCCCAAGATGAGGGGCAGCGTAAGACTACCGGCGTTGTGGCGTCGAAAAACACGTCGGTTTTTGTGGGCGGGATGGACCCGCGCACGACGGAGAGTGATCTTCGCGTCTTTTTTAGTGCATGCGGGACCATTAAGCGTCTCACGATGTTGCGCGACAAATTCACCGGTCAGCAAAAGGGCACAGCGTATATTGAGTTTGAAACTGTGGAGcaagctgctgctgctattgTGAAGAATGGACAATCCCTCCATGGAAAACCTCTGACGGTGGCGATGAAACGTGACAATATTCCGGCTTTTCAACGCGGTagaggtggaggagctggTGGTGGTTTCCCTCGAGGTGGTTTCCGAGGCGGTGGAGCCAACGCcatgcaacaacaaatggCCATGGCAGCCACAATGATGGCAACGATGATGGGAGGCCCCGCTGGCATGAACTTTAGTCCGTACCGCGGTGGTGTGCGTGGCCGAGGTCGAGGCAGGGGACGCGGTGGGCCAtattga